Genomic window (Sulfurovum sp. NBC37-1):
AAGACATTTTGGAAGCAAGTTGATGCACTTTTCTTTCGTAACACTTTTCCCCAATATCATTGAGGGGTATTTCTCAGATTCCATTCTCAAACGTGCTATTGATGACGGCAAGATCTCCATTGATTTTTATAATCCCCGCGATCTAACTACAGATAAACATAACCGTGTCGATGCACCGATGATCGGTGGTGGTGCAGGAATGCTGATGACCCCGCAGCCTTTGATGGATACACTTTCAAAGATCAAAGAGGAATCTCCTGAAGCGCATATCGTTTTTCTCTCTCCTGTAGCCAAACCGTTCATACAGAACGATGCAAAACGCCTGGTAAAAAAAGAGCATATTGTTTTTGTCAGCGGTCGTTACGAGGGGATAGACGAGCGTGTCATCGAGAGGCATGCCGATGAACTTTTCTCCATCGGTGATTTCATCCTGACCGGAGGTGAACTGGCAAGCATGGTGCTCTGTGATGCCGTGGCAAGAAATGTGGAAGGAGTACTGGGGAACAGCGTTTCTCTGGAAGTAGAGAGCTTCGAAGCCTCGCTGCTTGAAGCCCCTTCTTTTACAAAACCGATAAATTACGAGAATAATGAAGTTGTTTCAGAGTTCTTAAAGGGTAATCATAGTAAAATCACGGACTTAAAAAGAGGGTTGGCTTTGTGCAAAACAAAGTTCTTTCGACCAGACTTATACAAAAAGAAGGTATAACCGATGAGAAATAAATATATTGAAAGCTTTGAAAAAGCTCAATTGGAAAACAGAAACATTCCCGAATTCAGAGCGGGTGACACTGTAAAAGTGGCAGTAAGAATCAAAGAAGGTTCCAAAGAAAGAGTACAGAACTACGAAGGTCTTTGCATTGCGATCAGAGGTCAGGGTACAGGCAGAACTTTCATGGTAAGAAAAATGGGAGCGAACTCTGTAGGCGTAGAGAGAATCTTCCCGCTTTATTCTGACAGCATCGAGAGTATCGAAGTACTCAGAAAAGGTAGAGTAAGAAGAGCGAAGCTGTTCTATCTTAGAGAGCTTAAAGGTAAAGCTGCCAGAATCAAAGAACTCCGAAGAAAATAGTTCTTTTGTTCGATTTGCACTCATCTTTTCGGAATGGGTGCAGTCACTTACTTTCGTAAGCTCCTTTACCCAAACCCGCAAATCTAAGTACAACTCAAACAAAATAATCTATTTTACATTTTTTAACTACAGCAAACCAAAAAAATCTTTATTTCCTTTAATCCCAAAATTTTAAACAATAAATCAGATATAATATCTTTTTTCAAAACCAATCAGGATATTATTAAGATGCTGTCAACCATTAAACACAAACTCATTACACTGTTGCAACTGCTGCTTGTCATTATCTTTATACTTTTTGAAGAGATAATTTGGGAGGGAGTAGCCTACCCGGTCTATAAGTATGTACATTCGCTGAAGATCCTTCAAAAGGTCGAAGCAAAATTGCATGGGGTCAACCGATATGTGATCCTGGTCATCTTTGTAGTTATGCTGGCTTCTGTTGAAGCGTTTGGACTCTATGCAGGGTATATGTTTGTGAGCGGGCATATTCTTATGGGGCTTGCGCTCTATCTTACCAAGATCCCCATTGCGGCATTTACCTTCTGGATGTTCCGTGTGACCGAGGACAAGCTGATGCGTTTCGGCTGGTTCAAGTGGATCTACGAAAAGATCATGGCTGCGATAGACTGGCTGAAGTCACTGGATATATACCAAAGTATGATGTTGAAAATCAAAATGACCAAAGAGAAGATCAGGCAGTTCTGGCGGTCTGTCAAAGTAAAATATTTTAGTAAAGAATCTCCTTTTGTCACAAGGCTCAAAAAGCTCTATTACAGTGTCAAGCAAGCGTTGAAGAAGTAAGCAGGCATGGGAAAACGACCGGTCTGGTTCTGGCTCTTTACGGCCTTCGTCATCATTGTTGGATTGGTCATAGAGGTCAGGCCCCTGCATGATGTGGTGTGGAAATGGGTAGAAGATATATACCATTTCGCCAAAGAGAACCTTGTCGCTATCCTGGCGGCGTTCTTCCTTGTCAAAGGTAAGTTCATTCTCAAGATATTTTTGAAGAAGATCCTTTTTCTTTCCGCTACAGGGCTTGGAAAGCGTTACCTGATAGAACGTGTATTCACCTACCATTTCAAGATACATTTTCTCAACCACATCGCACTGGACCTGAAACGTCTTCTCAACCATGTCAAAAAGAATTTCATATCATTTCCTATGACAAAGAAGATCATTACAGCTTTTGCTTTTTTGGGCTCATTGGGTTATGTAGGTAAATTTATGGGTACGATGCTGGCATTGAAAGTATTCATTGCCAAGATTTGGTCATTTCTTTTGGCTATTGTACTCAAAACAGGTGCATCCATACTTTATTTTTTTACGGATTATATTTGGGGAAGCTGGTTGGCACCTATTATCGAGGTAGTGATATTCTCATGGCTGTTGGATATGCTGGAAAAAGTCCCTTTCCTGACGAACAGTATACGCTGGATGTATCATACGGTACGAAAGAGTTTCAGGTGGTTTGAGGAGCGTGTGGGCAGACTTTTTCATTATCCTGTACAAAGGGGCCTGAAGTGGCTGTTGGGAAAGACACGCAGGATGATCTATAAATTCATAGGATATAAAAGAGTGCCTGCCTACAAACAGTTAAGGGAGCTTCGTGCCTTTGAACCTAACAGGCAGCAGCAGTTGAAGCAAAAACGGGAAAAACAAAAAGATAAAAGAAGCAAACGTATTTCGAGATACAATCGATTCAAAAAAGAAAGAAAAAAATACCAGGCTCAGTAGGAGCGGTTCTTCATCGCCGTTTTGGCTTCCCTGTCGAGTGTTTTTGCTTTCATGTCCGCGCGCTTGTCGTGTAGCTTCTTCCCTTTGGCGATGGCAATGCTCACTTTGGCGTAGTTACGCTCATTGAAATAGATCATCAGGGGCACAATGGTCAGGCCGTCCTTGTGTACTTTGACATAAAGTTTTTCCAGTTCTTTTTTATGCAGAAGCAGTTTTCTTGGGGCACGGGTATCGGGGGTGAAATATTTGTTGGCGGTTTCAAGATGGGCGATATGGGCGTTCATGAGGTAGAGTTCACCCTTGATGAAACGGCAGAAAGCATCGGAAAGGTTGGCGCGCTTGGCACGCAGGGCTTTGACCTCCGCACCTGAGAGTACGATGCCCGCCTCGAACTTTTCAAGTATCTCATAATCGTGTCTGGCTTTTTTGTTCTGTGCTACGATATTGATGGCCAATGTCTGCCTTTACTTTGTTTTTCCGGAATTATAGCATATGGGCACCTCTAATAACTATAGATGTTCATAACATTGCCAGCTTTTGTCTAGGCTAGGCACTCTTTTGAAGGCCTAGCCGTAGCTAAGTCCCATTTTTGAGTCTATTAATGGTATGATGTCACATGGAAAAAAATGAACACGGGAACAATCCGCTGCACGGTATCAACCTCAAACAGATAGTGAACGAACTGGTAGAGGAGTTCGGCTGGGATGCGTTGGCCGAACGAATCAATATCCGCTGTTTTAAACATGACCCCTCCGTCAACTCCTGTCTGAAATTCCTTCGCAGAACACCCTGGGCACGTACCAAGGTGGAAAATCTTTATCTCAGAACAATTGTGAAAGAGGGAGAATAGATGTCAAAGTACGAACTGCTTCCTTTTTCCGGTCTGGATGAGGTGACCGTCAGCGAGATCAGCCGCCATACGAAGCGTATTATGTTCAAGAAGGGTGAAACGCTTTTTACGCAGGGTGAGTTGATGCGTTATTTCTACATTGTGATCCGGGGGAAGATCAAAAGCTACCAGCTCAATCTGAACAATGCCAAAGAGCAGACGATCTTCATTTTCCGAGAAGGTGATATGTTCGATACGATCGTGCTGCTTGACGGTCAGGAACATGATGTAATGTATGAGGCGCTTGAAGAGAGTGAAGTGCTGCAGATGCCCATAGAATTTGTCAGGGAACTCATTTCTACCAACAAGGAGTTCAATAGCAAATTCTTCCCCTATCTGGCGCGGCAGATGCGGCAGATGGAGGAACTGGCAACGGATCTCTCCCTCTTTAGTACATCAGAACGGCTCATCAAATTGTTGCTGCAGAATCTTGACCCCAATAACCTTATGAAGTACAATCTCATACAGGGACTTTCCCATACGGAGATCGCGAAACTCATAGGTACGGTGCGGCATGTGGTCGAACGACATCTCAAAGCGCTGAAGGCAGATGGCACCATAGAGACGAAGAACAGGAACATACAGATTGTCGATGCAAGAAAACTGCTGGATAAAATAAACCTTTTTTAAAGTTTCTGCTCCAAATTTTTATAAAAATGCAACCAAAGTAGCATTGGATTCTCCACTATACCCTTTATAATTCATTTAGATTTAGTCAAAGAGACTAAAAGTATGAAGCATAAAGGAGTCAAAAATGTTAGTAACAAAATACAACCCATATAATGAAGTGAAAAAAAGTTTCGATCTGTTCAATTCTTTAGTGCAGAATTTCGATGTAGCACGAGAAGAGGGGGCGATCGCCTCTTTTGTACCGAGAGTGAATACAAGAGAGGGTGAGGATGCCTACCATGTAGAGATTGACCTTCCCGGTATCAAGAAAGAAGATATCGAGATCACCACAGAAGACAATGTCCTGACCATTTCCGGTGAGAGAAAGATGAAGGATGAGGTCAAAGAGGAAGACTACTACAAAGTAGAGAGTGCCTATGGGAAATTCTCGAGAAGTTTCACGCTTCCGGAAAAAGTGGATATAGAGAACATTCATGCCGAATCCAAAGACGGTGTGCTTGAAGTGGTCATTCCAAAACTCAAAGAAGAAGAGAAAAAACCTAAGAAAATAGAGATCAAATAAGTTTTTTAAACTACACTCCGGCACGATGCAAATGGCAAAGCCACCCCTTCGGGGACGGTGCATCGCTTGTCGCATAGTTTAAAAAACAATGAAACTGAATAAAAAAAGAAAGAAAAAGAGAAAGGAGCCAACAATGGATGTAGTAAAAACAGCAAAAGATGTAGCCAATACAGTTGAAGAGAAAGTGGAGCACGGACTTGAAGTTGCAAAAGAGAGTTTTGCCAATGTGGCCAGCCATCTTCCTTTTGCCAACCTTGCCAAAAAAGGGAGTGATACTTTCCGTATCGAGATCGATCTTCCCGGGGTTGACAAGAAGGATATCGAGTTGAAAGTGGAAGATAATATACTGACAGTTAAGGCGACGCGCAAAATGAAGAATGAAGTGAAGAAAGAGGATTATTATCTCTGTGAGAGCAATTTCGGCCTTATCTCACGTTCGTTCGTACTGCCGGAAGGCATCGACAAAGACAAAGTGGATGCCAAATATGAAGACGGAAGACTCTACATCACCCTTGAAAAAGAGGAATCCAGAAAAGCGAAAAGCATTAGCGTAAAGTGATAGGCTTAGGGAGACTGTTCTCCCACCCTATCATCAGCTAAGATGTACTATACTCTCTACACTACTCTCCCATAAGGACAATTACAGATGCAAAAATGGTTTGAAAACAACAAAGTAATGATGCTGATGAGTGCGGTTGTCTTTATTGGAGGCTATTTCTTTCTTCGTCTTGCCTATCATATGAGTGACAAGATGCCTTTTACACAGGAGATCATTCTGATAGTCCTGGGGACACTGGCGACCATTCTGATCACGGCACTCCTGCTGAACAAGCAGACTTCCGTGGAGCTGGAGAAAGAGCAGAGCATCAAGTTCATCGAGCTGAAAACCGAGACCTATGAGAAGCTCATCGATACCATCGAAGAGATGGTGATCCACAAAGACATCACTGCCGATGACCTGATACGTTTGAAGTTCCACACGCACCGACTCGCCATCTTTGCTTCACCTGCCGTACTGGAAGAGTATGAACATTTTCTGGATATTTTCAATAAAATGATCGCAGAAGACAGGCATGTAAGCATGAAAGATGAAGACATTCTCTCAGAAGCCCTGGCAAAGCTGACGGTCTATATACGCGCTGATCTGGTCGGTGAACTGGATGAAGAGAGTGGTCATACGGCCAAAGAGATCAGAGATCAGATCATCGCGAACGCGACCTAATCCTTCACTCGAAAGAACGTACTGCCGCTACCGCTGAAGAACCACCCTTTGGTATCGAGTTTTTCCAGTGCGGGGCAGGTGGAAAGTGCTGCAGGATAGAGGTCATTGAGGGCGACGGGGTCTGCAATGAGCTGTAGGAGTGTTCCTGAATCCATGTTTTCCCATCCGAAGAAGGATTTTGGGTCCAAAGTTCGCAAGAGGTACTTGTGGTAGGTTTGGTAGACTTTGGCTGTGTCACATCCGATATCGGGTGTAAAAAGCTCCAGTTTGAGGGGTGTTTCCCTGAATGGCTCGACGATCTCTCCAAAACCGCGTACATTGGCACTGGGATAGTTGTAGACAAAAAAGGGAACATCCGCCCCGATGCTGCTGCCCAGTTTAGCCAGTGCATCGGTACTGAGAGGATTCTGTGAAAGCGAATTTATAAGACGCATGAACGCCCCTGCATCAGAGCTGCCTCCGCCAAGCCCCGCCTGTGAGGGGATGGATTTTTCCACCACGACTTTATGCGACTTGAAGAAATCTTCAAGTTTCGGGAAGGGTTCGAGCAGTGCTTCATACGCTTTGTATATCGTATTGAAATGTAGAGGCACCCCTTTACATCCTTCCAGTGTAAAACTGTCAAATGTTCCGGGAACAAGAGTGATGGTATCGTAAAGGTCATCCACGCGCATGAAGCGGGAGAGCAGGGTATGATAGCCGTTCTCATGGCCGGTAATTTTGAGGAAAATGTTAACTTTTGCGTGGGCATTGATGCTGTACATGTAGGACCTTGGGAGATGAGTTTTTAGTGTTGGGAATGATTATAGCATGGAGAGACTTTTAAGTCATTGTTTTATAGTGTTAGACAAAATGTGAGCCCTGTCTGTGGATATAAACACCAAATGGCCGGAAACAAATATATTTCTTGGAATAATCTGGTACAATCTGAAAACAATGAGGAATAATTTAGAGAAAAATTTTGACGTTTTGCTTAAGGGAGAGTATCTTCCTACTTTTAGTCCCCCCCCAAAAAAAAATTATATTACTACAAGGAAAAACCAATGATCAATATGATGATCGGATTTTTTAAAGACTATTTCAAATACAAAGAACCCGCCAAGAAACAGCAGCGCTGGATGGAAAAGTACTGTGAACAGAACGGCTACACCATCAATCCCAGTTGGATGATGGCTACCAACCTCAAAAGCAACCTATGTGAAATGGAAGAGACATTCGGCAAGCGTTACTGCCCTTGTTTCGAACCGTCTGGAGATAAGGAACTGGACAAGAAGATGATGTGCCCGTGCGACTATGTCGAAGATGAGATCAAAGAGTACGGTACCTGCCACTGTGCTCTTTTCGGACCGGCAGATCTGAGCAAGGCAGAGTGGAAGGCTTCGTCCAAGCGTCTGATGGAAGAGTATCAGGTACCAAAGAACCTTAAAAACGGTGTACTCGACACCCGCGGTATGCCACTGGACCATCGACGCGGATTACCGGTACCCGATATGATGCATCAGGTCAAAGCGGTACTCAACGGCTACAAAGGGAATACGCTTATAGTGATCGTTGAGCGCGAGCAGGAGGCACTCAATCTGGAAAAAATCGCCCAGTACAGAGGGTATAGGTGTTCATGGGAACAAAAAGATGGATTTATCGAGGCGGAACTTATATTAAGAGCTTAATGGCTGCCTGCAATCAGGGTGTATCCTCAAATTTGGGTATGCGGTTAAATCTGTATTTCACTGCTTCCCCAACGATTTCAATAATGGAGAAAAAGTTTGAAGTCTCTATGAGGTAGATACCATTTTCTTTGGCCTCAAAATAATCGACAGAGAGTTTTTTCCCCAGCTCCAGATACGCTTCATCACCCGTGTATATATTGGAAGGGATGGCCAGATGTGTAAAAGGGTCAAGTGCTTTTTCATTTTCATAATGGAACTGTCCTTCATGGATACGGTGTAAAGAAGAGAGTGTTGCATCGACCCTGAGCCTGTCGGCGATGAGAGCTCCGAGACTCCGGATGTAGGTGCCTTCGCTGACCGTGGCTTCAAAATGTATGAAAGGATGGTTATAGTTGATCAGCGTGATCTCATAAATGGTAGAGGTGATCTGCTTGAGGTCTATCTCTTTCCCTTCACGTGCCAGTTCATAGGCCCGCTTTCCGTTGACCTTTTTTGCCGAGAACCTGGGGGGATAGTAAGTTAACTCCCCTTTGAATGATTGCAATACCTCTTCTATAGTTTTCTGAGAAAAAGGTGCTACCTCACGAATGGAATCCACTTTTTCGATATCGAGACTGGGAGAGTTTGCGCCCAGCCATAAAGTCGCTTTATAGCTTTTAGGTGTTTTGTTGAGGTATTGGAAGAGTTTGGTGTACTGTCCGGTGGCTACGATTAGACAACCCGTGGCAAAAGGGTCCAGCGTACCGGAAAACCCCACTTTTTTTGTGTTGTATTTTCTTTTGACATATCCCATATAGCCGTTGGAAGTGCGGAAAATGGGTTTGTTGACGACGAATAATCTGTTCATTAAATCAGATCGACTGCACAAAAGAACTCAATATCTCTTTCTTGTTCCCGCCGAAATTGATGAGCAGTTTATACTCTTTGCCCGATTTGGTCGCAGCCTGGACCCGTCCGATACCGAAGATCTTGTGTTTGACGAGATCGCCTTTTTTGAACGCGGCCTGTTTGGTGATCTTGAGCGAGGCATCCTGGATGAGGCCTGCTTCTCCGAGGAAACGGCTTTTGTCTATCATCTTTCTGCGGCCTTTGTAGAATCGGCTGTCGACGTAACATAGTGTCAGGTCGGACTTGGCCCGGGTGATGGCGACATATCCCAGACGACGCTCCTCTTCCATGTTGCTGCCTTCACCGAGCAGTGGGAAGAACTCCTCTTCAAGCCCGATGACGAAGAGATGTTCGAACTCCAGTCCTTTGGCGGCATGGATGCTCATGATGGTGATGGCATTCTCTTCTATCTGGTCCTGGTCGCTCTGCAGGGAGATGTCATTGAGGAACTCTTCGAGTGTAAGGTCTGGGTTCTTGATGACAGCGTCACGGAAGTAGCCGTAGAACTCATCGATGTTCAGAATGCGGTCGAAGCCGTCCACCATAGCGGCATAATGGTCTTTGAGTTTGATGCGTTCTTCAAAGAGAGTGATGAAGTTGCCCAGGGAGGTCTGCATCTCTTCACGCAGTACCTCTATGTCCTCCAGCAGGTTTGCCAGTGCGGCCGATACTTTTTTACTGACCACATTCGGAAGTTTCCCGTTGCTACTCTGTTCGATATATTCATAGAGTGAAAGATGGGAATCGAACGCAGCTTTTTGCAGTTTCTCAATGGAAGCTTTTCCTATACCGCGTTTCGGCTTGTTGATGATGCGGATAAGAGAGAAGTCATCATGGGGGTTCGTCAATACCCTGAAATAAGAGATGATGTCTTTGATCTCCGCACGTTCATAGAAGCGCATGCCGCCAATGAGTTTAAAGGCAAGTCCCTCTTTGGTAAAGCCCTCTTCAAGTGAGCGTGAAAGTGCATTGATACGGTATAGTACGGCGATCTCGTCAGGGTCCACGCCGGAATCGATGAGCTCATGTATCTCGTGGGCAATGGCTTTAGCTTCCATAGACTCATCCAGTGAGTGCAGCAGTTTGATCTCTTTGCCTTCTCCTTTATGTGAAACAAGCTTCTTCCCCAGCCTGGTAGAATTGTGTTCGATGAGTGCATTGGCCGCTTTCAGAATGGGCTCTGTGGAACGGTAGTTCGTTTCGAGTTTGACTGTTTTCGTATTTTCAAAATGATCTGCGAATTCAAGAATATTTCTTATGTTCGCACCCCTCCAGCCGTAGATACTCTGGTCGTCATCTCCTACCACACAGAGGTTGTTGTGTTCGGAACAGAGATGTTCAAGCAGGCGGAACTGCAGCTCATTGGTATCCTGGTATTCGTCCACCATGATGTACTTGTAGCGGTTGCTGGTCTCACGTCTGAGTTCTTCATTCTCATCGAGGATCCTGTATGTCAGCATCAGGAGATCATCAAAATCGACCAGGTTATTTTCTTCGATGTTTGCCTGATACTGTTCGTAGATCCTGGCGACTTTCTTGTAATCGGGAAGTTCCGCTTTTTGAATGACCACCTCAGGGGTGAGCAGTGAGTTCTTGTATTTGGAGATCTCAGAGGCAATAAAAGAGAGGTTCAGGTCGATCTTCAGCTCTTTGGCAATGGAACGTAACAGCCTTTTTTTGTCATCGCTGTCGATGATCACGAAGTTATTGCTTCTCCCCAGCTTTTCGATATGGAATTTGAGAAAGAGCAGGCCGAATTTATGGAATGTACACAAAAGCGGAGGGTAGGAGACCTTTGTCGGCATCAGTTTGAGAGCACGTTCACGCATTTCTGCAGCCGCCTTGTTGGTAAAGGTCAATGTCAGGGTATTTGCAGGATCGATGCCGACCTCTCCGACAAGGTAGGCAAGTCTGGCAGTGAGTGTTTTGGTCTTCCCGCTGCCGGCACCTGCAAGTATGAGCATAGCACCGTCTATATGTTCTACCGCTTCACGCTGTGAGGGATTGAGTTCGTTCGATATCTGTTCCATTGGGTCGTTACTCTCCTATATATAGTATATATTATATCGTTTTATCTTTAATCATGATATATGTGTCCTATAGCGTATGCCTGATGTCAGTAAGTTAACAAAAAAGCATTTTTAAAGTTAATATAATATTAATAAGTCCAGCTTATGTATTTTAAGGAAACTGCGTTATAATTCATTTATAAATAATTAAATGAATAAATTAATACAATAAGGACAGATAATGTTAAAGGATTTTGTAAAACTCGAAACATTCCTCACGGTAGCCCGTGAAAGAAGTTTTTCAAAAGCATCGGCAAAACTGGGTATCTCCCAGCCGGCAGTGACACAGCAGATCAAATTCATTGAGAAATATCTGGCGGTCAAGGTTATTGAAAGAAAAAAGAACGGTATCAAATTGACCCCTGAAGGTGATGAGCTCTACAAGATCGCTACAAGACTTGAAAAAGAGATCCATGCGGCGGAAAAAGATATTTTGAAGATCATCAACAAAGAGATGACGTTCAGACTGGGTGCTTCCTATACCATCGGAACCTATGTTATTCCCGGAGAGTGTCTCAATGCCATGAGTCAGGCTATCAACAACGATGTCAACCTCAGTATCGATATGAGTGCGAATATCATTGAAAAACTCAAAGAGAGAAAACTTGATGTCGGTCTGATCGAATCTCCTGTGATGGACAGCGATGTGATCTACAGAGAATGGATTGAAGACGAATTGGTCGTTGTCAGTAATGTGCCGATCCCGAAGATACTTAAAACTGAAGAGCTTTATAATTACAGATGGGTCTGCCGTGAAGAGACTTCGCATACCAGAAAGGTCGTCTCAGAGGTATTTGAAGACCTCGGTGTCTCCTGTAAAAGTTTTGATGTGGTCTCCGAAGTGAGTAATACAACAGCGGTACTTCAAACGATCAAGAAAAGTAAGAAAAGTACGGATAAACCTGTGGTTTCCATTATTTCAAGGCATGCCATCGCAGATGAAGTAGCTAACGGTGAACTCTTTGAAGCGAGAATCAGAGGGTATACTATGACACGCAAATTCTACATAGTATACTCAAAAGAGAACAAACACAATGCCTATGTGGATAATGTGGTAGATTACATCCTTGCAGGCCGCTGCTAGGGATCGAAGAAGCGTTACTGCTTCTTCTTGAGAAGTTTTTTATTCTCGGGATTGTTGAGCAGGGCTTCCATGGAATTCTTTGTTTTGTCTGCCTGCTTTTGTGGTATCACCGGATCAGCAAGATTGATAACGATGGGATGCTCTCCCACGAAAAGCTGTTTGATCGCAAGCAGCGGTACCTGCACGGTTGATCCGAAATTCTCGCTTCCGAACCCCGCTTCAAATACAAAATACTCATCATCGACTTTAGCACTTTCATATGTATAGCCGCTTATGACGAAAAGTACGGTCTCATTGAAACTTTCCCTGATGTCGGAGGGTAGTTCAGGCTCGAATGTGATATATTCCGTTTCACAGGCGATGGCGAACTCCTGGTTCTTTTCAAAAAGATAGATGATCGTTTTGGCAATATGGTCTTTCATCAGTGTTCTGTACTGGGGTGTCTGGAAAAGGTTCATTGTCATCATATCCCTTTAAGTTCGTATATCATAGTGGTTTAGAATTTTAAATCCTATCATAGCATTGATTAAAGCTACATGTGTGTACTTGTGCAATGCTTCTTTCGTAATATCTGCTGTTGCTAAAAACCCTTCATCGATCAGTTTGCTTCTCATAGTCCCCTGAAGCAGAGGTTTTACGGGGGTGACCCACTTTCCCCCATCATAAAAAGCGATATTGGAGATAGTGGTATCGGTCAGCAACCCCTCTTTTTCAATGATGATCTCATCGACATTACTGTTCATTCTCAGGAGGGTATCGAAAGCCTCCCTGTCGGCATATTTGTGGGCATACTCAATGTTTGAGGGGATGATCCTGAGTGTAGTGATCTTTTTGGGTACATAGGGAATGTACTCAATGGAATGCAGTTGGGTATCGTAAAGGATGCGGCATCGGTAGAGACCCTTTTGGGGTGCTTCTATGATCTTGGAAAGTGAAAGGGGGTCTTCGGCATTAAAGAGGGTGCTTCTGCTGTGGTCAAGCCGTGCCTGATGGTAGGGAAGGTTAAAGACTTCCCCCTCTTCTATTTTAATGGTTTCAAGGAGAAGAGGGGAAGCAGGGTGCATATTCGTTGCGATACCAGTTAAATGTCGAATAACTCTGTAGAGAGATAGCGTTCTGCAGTGTCGCAGAGAATGGTTACGATCGTTTTACCTTTGTTCTGTGGCCGTGAAGCGACAAGAGAGGCGGCATAGAGATTTGCCCCTGACGAAATACCGACCAGAAGACCTTCTTCTCTTGCCACTTTTTGTGCCATATTGAATGCATCTTCATTGCTGACAGAAACAACCTCGTTGTAGATATGTGTGTTGAGTATTTCCGGAATGAAGCCTGCACCGATCCCCTGTATTTTATGGGCGCCTGCAGGTCTGCCTGAAAGGACGGCAGAGTTTTCAGGCTCGACTGCAATGGCTTCAAGCAAGGGGATCTCCGCCTTGAGAACTTCCGAAGTTCCGGTCAGTGTCCCGCCTGTACCTACAGCGGCGACAAATATATCGACCTTTCCTTCCGTATCGTGAAGGATCTCCTTTGCTGTGGTCTTTCTGTGAATATCCGGATTGTCCTTGTTGCTGAACTGCTGCAGAACGATGGCGTCATCGATCTCTTTTTCCAGAGAAAGGGCTTTGTCAATAGCACCGTTCATCCCGTTCGCCGCAGGGGTCAATACCAGTTCAGCCCCAAGGTAGGTCAACAGCTTTCGCCTCTCGATACTCATGGAGTCAGGCATGGTGAGGATCAGTTTCAAGCCCCTGGCTGCACAGATCGCGGCCAGACCGATGCCGGTATTTCCGCTGGTAGGTTCGATGATCGTACTTTCTTGGGTGATATGGCCTTGCTTCATGGCCTGATTGATCATATTGAATGCAATCCTGTCTTTGACCG
Coding sequences:
- the truB gene encoding tRNA pseudouridine(55) synthase TruB, giving the protein MNRLFVVNKPIFRTSNGYMGYVKRKYNTKKVGFSGTLDPFATGCLIVATGQYTKLFQYLNKTPKSYKATLWLGANSPSLDIEKVDSIREVAPFSQKTIEEVLQSFKGELTYYPPRFSAKKVNGKRAYELAREGKEIDLKQITSTIYEITLINYNHPFIHFEATVSEGTYIRSLGALIADRLRVDATLSSLHRIHEGQFHYENEKALDPFTHLAIPSNIYTGDEAYLELGKKLSVDYFEAKENGIYLIETSNFFSIIEIVGEAVKYRFNRIPKFEDTP
- a CDS encoding ATP-dependent helicase, producing MEQISNELNPSQREAVEHIDGAMLILAGAGSGKTKTLTARLAYLVGEVGIDPANTLTLTFTNKAAAEMRERALKLMPTKVSYPPLLCTFHKFGLLFLKFHIEKLGRSNNFVIIDSDDKKRLLRSIAKELKIDLNLSFIASEISKYKNSLLTPEVVIQKAELPDYKKVARIYEQYQANIEENNLVDFDDLLMLTYRILDENEELRRETSNRYKYIMVDEYQDTNELQFRLLEHLCSEHNNLCVVGDDDQSIYGWRGANIRNILEFADHFENTKTVKLETNYRSTEPILKAANALIEHNSTRLGKKLVSHKGEGKEIKLLHSLDESMEAKAIAHEIHELIDSGVDPDEIAVLYRINALSRSLEEGFTKEGLAFKLIGGMRFYERAEIKDIISYFRVLTNPHDDFSLIRIINKPKRGIGKASIEKLQKAAFDSHLSLYEYIEQSSNGKLPNVVSKKVSAALANLLEDIEVLREEMQTSLGNFITLFEERIKLKDHYAAMVDGFDRILNIDEFYGYFRDAVIKNPDLTLEEFLNDISLQSDQDQIEENAITIMSIHAAKGLEFEHLFVIGLEEEFFPLLGEGSNMEEERRLGYVAITRAKSDLTLCYVDSRFYKGRRKMIDKSRFLGEAGLIQDASLKITKQAAFKKGDLVKHKIFGIGRVQAATKSGKEYKLLINFGGNKKEILSSFVQSI
- a CDS encoding LysR family transcriptional regulator; amino-acid sequence: MLKDFVKLETFLTVARERSFSKASAKLGISQPAVTQQIKFIEKYLAVKVIERKKNGIKLTPEGDELYKIATRLEKEIHAAEKDILKIINKEMTFRLGASYTIGTYVIPGECLNAMSQAINNDVNLSIDMSANIIEKLKERKLDVGLIESPVMDSDVIYREWIEDELVVVSNVPIPKILKTEELYNYRWVCREETSHTRKVVSEVFEDLGVSCKSFDVVSEVSNTTAVLQTIKKSKKSTDKPVVSIISRHAIADEVANGELFEARIRGYTMTRKFYIVYSKENKHNAYVDNVVDYILAGRC
- a CDS encoding aminotransferase class IV family protein, which gives rise to MHPASPLLLETIKIEEGEVFNLPYHQARLDHSRSTLFNAEDPLSLSKIIEAPQKGLYRCRILYDTQLHSIEYIPYVPKKITTLRIIPSNIEYAHKYADREAFDTLLRMNSNVDEIIIEKEGLLTDTTISNIAFYDGGKWVTPVKPLLQGTMRSKLIDEGFLATADITKEALHKYTHVALINAMIGFKILNHYDIRT
- the cysK gene encoding cysteine synthase A, producing MIANNIEELIGNTPLVKINSLSEKTGATILGKCEFMNPTSSVKDRIAFNMINQAMKQGHITQESTIIEPTSGNTGIGLAAICAARGLKLILTMPDSMSIERRKLLTYLGAELVLTPAANGMNGAIDKALSLEKEIDDAIVLQQFSNKDNPDIHRKTTAKEILHDTEGKVDIFVAAVGTGGTLTGTSEVLKAEIPLLEAIAVEPENSAVLSGRPAGAHKIQGIGAGFIPEILNTHIYNEVVSVSNEDAFNMAQKVAREEGLLVGISSGANLYAASLVASRPQNKGKTIVTILCDTAERYLSTELFDI